CCTGGCATGCTGGACTTTCGCCTTTGCTGTTTTATCGTTTGCCTCGTTTGAGTTTTCCATTGCTGGCTTTGTCCCCATTTCTAGGCTAACGTCTGTGCCCTGCTACCTAGATTCAAAGAATCTAGAGTCATAGATTTTAGGACCAGAAGAGACGTTAGATCATCTAATCTTGTACCCCACAGGCCAGAGATTTTCTCCCAGTTATCCCCGCACTGACCCCTAACGTCTCGTCctggcatccagtcttgatttgaagacatcaagaggcGGCGAATCCATCGCTTCCCTTGAAAGTTTGTTCCGGTGGTTAGCCGCCCAAACTGTTCACAGTTCATGCCTCAGTTCTGATCTGAATCTGTTAGCTTAggtgggaggcgggagaagtgaagcagccccggcgtgctcggggaggaggcggggcaggggtgcgctggggcggggagttcccctgcatgccgctccccgccccttacttgctgcaggcggccctccccacgcccccctgccccagcttcctccacctaaatgccggcagcgaccggggtggccgaagatccggccaccgcggtcgctgccgaagaaaatggtgccccccaaatcccagcgccctaggcaactgcctaggtcacctaaatggttgcaccagccctgctcccgccTCCCATCTTTATCCCTCCAAGGATGGCAGGAGCTCTTTTAGCCACAGCAATTTAGAGCAGGAAAAGACctattataagaacataagagcggccattctggctcagaccaagggtccatctagcccagtatcctgtcttcctacagtggccagtgccaggtgccccagagggaatggacagaacagggaatcaccaagtgatccatctcctgtcacccattcctagggtgaccagatgtcccgattttagggtctttttcttatataggctcctattacccccacccccgtcctggtttttcacacttgctgtctggtcaccctgcccattcccagcttctggcaaacaggctaggcacACTAGCCAAATGGGTGCCACCAGAAGTCATGGGATGAAATTgagcacaggggaaactgaggataagctacaggggaaaaaaatctcctaaTGCTGAAATCTATCAGGCAGCAGAATCATCTCCCAAGGGAAGCATCAAGAGTCCCATCGCTGGAGTCATTTAACATTTCTCGGGACAGAGCGCTCTGGAATACAGTACTCCGGAGGGAACGGTCCTGCACAGGCCCAGGGGTCGGGCATGATGGGATTTGCCCTTCCAGATCAAGCCGATGGCCCATCAAGTCCAGGATCTTGTGTATTTGTGATGCTTCTTTTCCATCTCCTGTTTCTATGAGGTCATCTCGTCCTCGCTTTCGCAGGCCCTGGCAGGGACGGGAAAGTTTAAACAAACAGTTCCCTTTCTTTGGCGCAATGGAGGTTGTGTCTCTCCTGGCCTCGGGTTCAAGGCCCCACTACCTGCCTGGCTGGTTTGGTTCCTCCCTGCCGGGGTCAAGCCTTGCACaactggccagggggcaggagagTTTGCTTTGCCGCAGGTACAGGGCACTCTCGGGGGCAGGATACCAGAGTGAGGGGCCAGGGGTGTGTCCCGCACAGCACAGCAGGGGAGGTGGGAATGGGAGCCAGCCTAGATCAGGAGAGGAGGGATTTAGAACCACGGTGATGGGCGGCAGGGAAGGAGCGGGTGCTAAGCAGGGCCCCGACACTCAGAAAGCAGAGCTGGGATTACGACTCAGGAGCATTAGGTAACTGGTCTTCGGAAGCTTTCTCCTTCCCCATGTGACCAGAAactttctctccttcccctgcccccatcttcTGCCCCATAacccccccacctcctatctccAGTCCTAAAAGCCCCTACCCCTCATCTCCTGCCCCatcactccctgccccccatctccagccTCATAACATGCCTGTGCCCTGTCTTCGGTCCCATCAACAGtccatcagcccctgctcccaacccccaccccataaCCCCCATCTCATCTCCTGCCCTATCTTCGACATCATAAGTCCCACTTCCCCATCTCCTGCCTCATAACCCCCCACCTCTTATCCCTGCCCCatagccccctcccctctcctgtgCCATtttccctgccccatctcctacCCTATAAcccccctcatccctgccccataactcccctctccccatccccatctcctACCCTATAGCCCCCACCTCTCATCCCTGCCCCAtaaccccctccccatcaccTCCTGACCCCATCTCCTATCCTATAACCCCCCTCTCATCGCTGCCCCATAAACCCCTTTCCCATCacctcctgccccatctcctAACCCATAACCCCCACCTCTTATCCCTGCCCCATAACTCCCTTCTCCTCATCCCCATCTCCTACCCTATAACCCCCACCTCTCATCCCTGCCCCATAAATTCCTCTCCTCTCTTGCCCCATCGCTCCCTACTCCCATCTCCTACCCTATAACTCCCACCTCTTATCCCTGCCCCAtaaccccctcccctttcctgtgCCATTtttccctgccccatctcctacCCTATaacccccccatctctgccccataactcccctctccccatccccatctcctACCCTATAGCCCCCACCTCTCATCCCTGCCCCATaaacccctcccctctcctgccccatcgctccctgcccccatctccccccgTGCTGCCCCCTGGCGGCTGCAGGCGGCTGCGGAGGGCGGTCCGCTCCCagcccgcccccggccccgcccccccgagccccGGACTTTAACTCCTCGCCAGGCGGCCGGTCGGTCGCTCGCCCTTCTCCTGCTGCCGGGGGCCATGTGAGCCGGCTGGGGCCGAGCGGAGGGCAGCGCACGGGGGgccgggagcggagctgcagccagcatGGAGCGCAGGAAAGTCTTCGTGGTGCTCGATGTGCTCTGCGTGGTGGTCGGTAaggaccccagcccccacccccgtccgGTCCTGGCGCCAGCTGCCCGGTTCGGAGCCAGTTGGGAAACTACCCCCGTCCGGTCCTGGTACCAGCTGtgcgccccccccttccccagcgccAGCTGTGCAGCGGGTCCCCAACCCCCCCGGCTCCAGCTGTGCATTGCCCGCAGCTTTCCGAGCCAGGGCCCAGCCCCAGCGGAGAGAGGAACGAGCTGCTCCCCCTCccggcccagctccagcctgtgcagggttgggggggtggaatggggacggggatggggggcgGTGGGGCTGGCATGGGAGGTTAAGTGAGGGGGGGGCTGGTTAAGAGAGACTCCGTTAACCCCTCATGTGCTTGTGTCTCTTCTCCTTTCGACCCCCTATGGCTGGACTTGCCCCTGGTTGCCCAGAGCAGAGCCTCTTCCCTGTGACCCCATGTCactccctggggctgccccggggCTAGGGGGGCTGCACCATGCCCAGGGGGTGAACctgcattgcaggagggagccctgctgccctcctAATGTGGGGGGTGACCCTAATGGAAGCAGCTCCCCTGCAGCGGGGCAGGTGTGCTGGGGGGTGGAAGCCAGCTGTGTTGGAGGATGTGAGCTGGCGCTTTGCTGGGTAAGCGAGCACCCTGAGCTGCCACCCAGTTACCCTTTGTTCCCAAAGGCCATTAGCCAGCTCATAAGGGCACAGTCCTGAATTTATGGCTCAATGAGGAAGTGGTTTCCCTCAGATCTGCCAGCCTGGAGCCACTGTGCAGGGAAGGGACGATAAGAATGAACGGCTTTTGGCCTTTGCCTCCGCAAGGAGCAGTTGCACAGGTGGGCAGCGTTGGCACCCTGCCACCCAGAGAGCGTTTTCGGTGCTGGGAAAAGCAGGCAGCGTATGTTTCTGGCTCGCCCTCTGTGCacttgctggggggtggggagggagggctgtggaTCCTGGACAGCTGGGCCGTTTAAGAAATCCCATCTGGAGGGGAAAGGCCAAAGGTGCGGGCCTTGATTCAGGCAGATGCCAGCCACAAATTCTGTCTTTAAACTCAtgttctttgggggggggggggggagttagcCAGGGAAGTGGTTTTCTACTGCAAGCTGCTGACTTGCCAGCAAATATTGGGTTAAATTAGCGCAAAGCTGGGAGCCGTTTTGTCTGTAAACAACAAAGTCAGGCCCATCCAAACTTCTGCTGTGGCCACAGCGGCGCCTCGGCCAATGCAGAGAGGCAAAATGGCATCGGCGCTGGGGTCCTGTCtaacctccccagccctgccaagGGCGTGAGAATGGGTCTCCGAGGAGAGGTGCGGGGGACGtgcagctggggagctgcagagccgttGACTTTCTCCTTTGCCCTCACTCTTTCCCAGCGTAACGCTGGCACCGTCAGCCAGCGCATTGGTGTGGGAGAGTCTCCCCTTTGAGTGCTGCCAGGAGCCGGCTTGCCCTGGCTGAACCAACCGCCTTGCTCTGTGTCCCTAGCCCATTGTGGCTCAGAATGGTGGGCCACTGGCTAGTATCCTTCTCGCTGTGACTTGCACGCTGGCGGATGCAAGCAAGAGCCGGGTCTGGAATAGGGCGGCATCGCTCTGGGTTTTGAGGCATTTCCCCCAGTGCATGcatcttcccccaggtctctcATGAGAAtccagtgctggtgaaaggtgctcgATCATAGACACCTTATCCTCAGACCAGCTACAGCACTGGCACGCTGCCCTGCCAGTGCATCTCAGCCGGGCCCTGGAGGGAAAGGGATCAGCTACCTtccctggcagctcctctggtgaCCCAGACCCTGTGAAGAACTGAATAGAGACCCACCAATCTCGTGTCACCCAATGGCCATTGGATGGTGGTAACGTCTCTTTGCTACCAGCCTGGTCTTGGCGCTGACTTCCCCATTGGGCAATGGGTTAACCAGTGGGTTAAAAATATTGAATGTGCACAAGCCGGTTTTAGCTACCTCCCATGCCCTCTTCGCTCCCTGAGCAGACAAATGCTGCCTCTAAAATAGCCACCTACGAGCCCGTAATTAAAATACCCTTAAAATAAAGGCACAGGTCTTAATTTCAGCTTGGACCTCCTCTGGGATCCGTGTAAACCACAGGTGGAAGGAACCGAGGTTCCGGGTTTTGTTTAGGTTTCGCTCTTGCGTGGCTCTTTTATTTTTAGTGGCTGTGGATTAAATTATCCTGCGAGGAAAATTGGTGCCTAATTTGAGCTGCAAATGAACGTCTTTGGGTATATTTTTAAGACGCCTGCTGTGTTTGCGTTTCACCTGGAAGCCCTGTACAGCTGGGGCGTGTGAAAGGAGCAACAGGCCTGTTGctatttttgtggttttttttttttttccctttgccatTGTTTCCGCCCGAGAAAGTTGCAAGGGAGAATTTTGCATGTTGCTGGAACCAGCAGGGTGAGTTTTTCACCTGGGCAGGAGGCTGCACAAGAAAGGTGGAGGTGACTTTTCCCCACCTCCTTGATATTTTGCTTTTGTGCAGCAGGGAGAAGACAAAGGTGGCCTGTTTACCCACAGAGGCCTGTGAAACAATGGACTGGATGGAAATTGTTTTAAAGGTGGAACTTGGGAGTTGCGTCCCTTTTAaggcagcccagcgcccctggccTCGGTTACTCACGCAGTTACCTTGGCTTGCTGGCGCTCAAGCGTTGGTGTTGGGCTGGGATCCTCTGTTCAGACGCGGCACAAGCAGATTACTGCCGGCTGCcttgggctgggctggaggcggGAGCGGCGCGCTGGGATTCTCTGCCGGGAGTGCTAACCAGGAGGCGAATGACTGTCTGGTGGTGGTTCGGCGGTGGGATTGCCTGCCCTGCTGGGGGCTGGGTAGAACCCCTCTCCACCAAACCCCCACAGCCGTGGGATGGGCGTCCAGCCTGGTTGAGGAGTTGAACTCCAGAGGCCTAGATGGGAAAAGCTCCCTGTTCAGTaactgagccatccagtcccctgAAGTCCGTTCTCTGTCCAGTTGACCCGTTCCCCTTCCTCCAGCGCTGGCCTTGCACCAACCCTTGAGGGCCCATGGCCTGGGGCGGATTAGAACTGACTCGAGGGGAGGCTGCCGATCAGAATGCAGCCTCTGCAATGCGGTAAAACAAACCTGCTTAACCTCTTGCCTCCTgcggctccccagctctgcctcggATGCACCTGGTGCTGGGTCCCGTGGCCTGGAAGGGTCCTGCAGCTGAAGAGGAGTGTGGCTGAGCCTgcagcctgtctacactagggtaatttgcactggtgtaacttcaCCAGTGCAAGCCCCTAATGTGGAGACTGCCCTGGTGCAAAATGGCGCTTGCACAAGTGCAATGTATGCTGGTAATTTCCAGGGTAAATCTCACTAGTGCAAGCCCCATCTTGCACCAGGGCAGCACATCCACTTTGGGGGATTGCACTGGTGAAAGCACAAATGAGCCACCCGCCCCAGTATAGACAGATCCCTAGTGTTAAACCAGATGGATACtgcggccttgtctacactgggatctCCGCCACCAGCATAGGTGCATCAGTGGAAacctttagtgaagatgctacttacACCAGAGCCACTTATCCTTGTCTTAAACCAGTGTAAGCTATACTGGTGCAAACTGTGTTTCCACGAGGGGGTTGCACTGCACCACTGACAGAAATCCTAGTGCTGACAAGGCCTAGCTTGCCGCCTCCAGGTGGCTGATGGTTGCTCTGCCATCTGTGCTTGGACAGAGAAATCTCCTTGCTTTCCAAGTGCTTATAAACCACCCTGCAATGGAATTTTGTCGTCTTCCCCCCCTTATCTGACCAGCTCTATTAACTGGGCTCTGTGCATGGCAGTGCCCACAGATAGAACCAACCCATTCGCCACAGCCCCTGCAGTCTCCCCTAGATGACAGCAGAcactgagctcctggctggcttccCTCAGGGGTCACGGAGGAGAGATGCCAGTTCCCAGAGCGTCTCTTAGATCGGTTACAGAAGGTGGTGATGGTGGGATGCATCCTCAAGGGGTTAAGTTGCCTGTGTGGCTATAGGAGCATGACACCAGGGGGCGCCACTCCCACAAGTGGGAATGCACCGGGGTGCCTGGCTCCCAGAACAGCACTTAGGGCCGCGAAGGCGGCTGTGGGACCCTGTCGCagtggagggtggggctgggtgggctcCAGCACATGCAAGGCCTCGTCGAACAGAAAACTGCCCTTGGTCCGGTCCTGTCGCTGAATCCTTCCTTTCCCGGTTACCTCCCAGCGCTGCTGGCTTCCTCCCCTGTGTTGCCATAGGGTCACCATTGGGAAAGTGCCGTCCCTTGTGGGGCAAAGCACGGCGTCCGCAGAGTAAAGGGGGGCGCAGGAGAGCCCCATCTCCCAGGcatttctgcagggctggagctgttTGGAGACTGCGGTTCAAGCCCCTTGTGGagtcatggggcggggggggggggatcccccAGCGTACCAGGCAGGGAGATGTGTGTAGCCACGACTGCCTGGCTAGGGCTAGTACTGCTGCGtcccagccagccctggagcacgtCTGCTGGGCTcgtgtcctgcccctgccccggctccATCGCACCAGGGCCGTTGTATCTCGGTCCGcgtgccctgctgcagcctggcGAGTTGTTCCAatggcagcagcaggcagggttCGGACCGTTTGGGTGGGGTGAccatctcttcctgccccaccctggcACTGACTGCCAGGCCTCCGCTCCGCCGGAGCTGGCACAGAACGAGACCTGCCCTGCTGCCAATTCCGTCCGGGAGCTGGCACGGGCGGCGTGTCGTGCGCGGGAAGGTGGGGGAGCGGTGGCCTTGTACCTGTGATGCAGACTGTGTAAATATCCGCCCGGCCTTGCTCGGAGGGGAGCAAGCGCGGAGCATGATCTCCGTGGGGAACGGCTCTGCCGCAGGGAAGGGATTTGGGGCGATGCAGGGAGCAGCAGGTCGGATCTGTGGGGTGCAGTCTGAGCTGGGCGATGGCGTGCAGGGGATAGACAGCATGGGACAGGATTGGGCTGAGTGATGTTACTGGCGCTGCCCCCTGGCTCTCAGGGCACTCACCGTGGCACCATCTCTAAGGCAGAGCAGGGCTCCTTAGCACACATTCCTTAGCCCCCTCCAGACTCCGGCAGCCACAGGTAATTGCTGAGAGGCTGCAAGCTGTCACACTAACGACCACTTATCCATCCGGCGAGCGCAGGCGCCGGGGCTGCTATTTTGGGTAAAACCTCTGGGGCTGAAAATTGCCATCTTAATTGACGTGAATGAGCCAGCTGGCTGAGGGGACGGGGTGGGGTGGAGCCTCAGCTTGGGGACAGAGAGGCGGGGGGCTCGTTACCTTCCTCCTGACCCAGGGGCTGGTCCCCGGTGGCGTGGTGCCGTTGCAGGCAGAGGAAGTGGTCTGCCTTTGGCTTGGAAGAGCACAGAGTGAggctgggagcctcctctccctgtcGGTGGTGAAGAGCAATCGAATCCTGGGAAGAGCGGCTCTGTAGGAGGGTGACGGGGTCTTCGGGGGGCGGCCCCAGGGATGTGCTGTCTgcccagggagtggggtgggtctGGGACCCCATTTCTAAGCACTGGGCTGAAGAGAAACAAGTCGACTGGCCAGGAGAGAGGGTCACTGCCCTGCTCGGCTGGCGgtggccaggagacagagggACGGGGGCCGCTGGAAGATTGAAGGAGGCAAAGATACAGGCGACCTGCTCTGTTGATtgagaggggttggggcgggcGGGTTCCCCAGAGACTAGGCCCTGCATGGAGGAGCCTGAGTCCAGGCTGCCTGCATGTCAGAGGCCCTAGGATGATTGTCCTCCCCTCTCGTCAGCCCGGCCTGGGTGGGTCTAGATGGTGTCGGAGGAAGGTGCAGAGGAAGGTTTCTCCGAGGCCTCCTGGGCGCCAGGGAAGCTGGCAGCAGGTTGGCCCTGGGGATGGCTGAGTTTTGAAATCACCGGCCCCACCTCCTCGGGCTCTGTGCCCGGCCCACTGACATCGGCCTGTCCTTAGTCATCGCCTCGACTCCCCAGAGAGGGGGCTGGAGACCCGTGGATGCCTCGTCCCACTGGATGCTGTAGTGGTGGGTTGAGGAAGAGCTGCCACCCCCTGTAGTATTGTAGGTCATGGGGCAGtatagtctggtggttagagcaaggggctGTGACTCTTGGCTCTGCGTGACTCTGGGAAGTTACATTAGAAGCTTTCTGGGGCAGAAGCCACATTTTGCTGTGTGCAGCACCGAGCACACGGGGGCCTCGTTCCTGATTGGAGGCTCGAGGCACTACTGtaaagctccccccccccggcataTCACCCCCTCTCTGCACATAGGCTGCACTGGGCCTGCGCAGTGCAGCTAGGACGTGGTCGGGGCTGTGGTATAAACACAGGGCTGGGTGACCATGGGCCAGCCACTTccctgttctgtgcctcagtttccccatctgtaaagagGAGAAATTCACAGGGGGAGCTGTGAGGATTAGCTACTGTCTGTGGAGCATGTGGAGAATGGCAGGTGTTCGATGTCTTTCTGTCTACTCcagtagcacctaaaggccccagtgcagatcagggccccattgtgcgaggtgctgtatGTACACAGAGTAGaagacagctcctgccccaaagaccttgcaATCTAAGGAGGCAAGACAGGTAACGATTGGGAGAAAAGCAGGACCCTgatttttatagatggggaaactgaggcagaaccaaagtgacttgcccagggccacGCAGGGcatctgtggcagggctggggcctgaacccagatctcctgagtgccAGTGCTGGGGCCTTAGTCCCAGGACCACCCTTCCTACCTAAATATGGCTGTTGAATTTCGCACTGACCCGGGCTTGGTGGGTCTCTCCGGTTCTGCTGCGGTTTCTGAATGCGGAGCCGCAGGTGAGGGACACGCGGACccgtcgggggggagggggggggctagTGCCGAGCGGCAGATGGGAGAGACGCTACTTGCAGCCGAGTTGCAATTTCCGCTCTGCAGGTGGTTGTGTTTACAGCAGCCTCGCAGCTGCCAGGGCCTGATAACGGGGCTCTGCTAATCGGCAGCAGCCAGGGAGCGGATGGGAGGGCCCAGGGGGTGCCAGCTCCTCCGCCAGTTGCCTTGGCATCCCTGGAAGGCAGAGTCCTGTGAATCAGGGCAGCTGTGACTGAGGTCGTGGCCTCCCGGGGGGAGGTGGGTGCCTGGGAGTGATTGGGCCCATCCAGGCCATCCTGCCGGTGACCCCGACCCAGGGCTAGAGAGACCCGTTAGAACAGCTGTGCTGGGTCAGACCGACGGCCCATCTGGCCTGGGATCCTGTCTCCGAACTTGCCCAGGTGCTGGATAGTTTGGGATCCTTCCCTGGGatctaccccagcccagaggcgcGTCTGCATTGAATTAGACCCCAGCTACCCCCCTCCGTGAGTGGCGTgcgggcatgggggagggggcgtggggcAGACTCTAGTGCCAGCCAGAGGGGCTGCCTTGTCCCCTCTGGATTCAAGAGCCCCCTCTAGCTGGAGAGTAGGTGCCATGTGGGCAGTGATGGTGCAGCCTTCCCCCGTGTGCTgccctctgccggtgccccccaggcTCAGCACACAGGTAAGGACTGAACCGGGGGAGCATTCATGCCAGTGGCTGTGTCGTGGGCACCTGCCCACTGAGCAGGGAACCGCCAGCTCCTTTCACAGAGATTGTGATGGGCCCCATGTCTGGTTCCTTCCAACCAGGACCGGGCCACCTAGGGGTGAGGACGCTCCAAATCCCACCACAGATCCAGGCCGGTGGCAGCTCTGCTGGGTCCGGTGCTGTCTGGGTTTGGTCTGTGGCGCTCCGAGCTCAGCTAGGCCTGGGTGAATGGGGGGTGGCTGGGCCGGGAGCCAGCAAATCTCTGAACCAGCAAAAGGGACTGTGGTTCCACCCGTGCCAGCCAGGACGGGACACGGAGCCCATTGCTGGGTATCTCCCTGCTCTccggagggaagggaggggagcaaGGGAGATAtacccctggggggggggactgTGCCCCCTCCTACAGAGAGAACCTCCCtgactcccctccctgctctgccttcagcttccCTGCCCTTCGTCATCCTCACTCTGGTGAACTCTCCGTACGAGCGCGGATTCTACTGCAACGATGTCTCCATCCGCTACCCCGACAGGCCAGACACCATCACCCACGGGCTGATGGCGGGAGTCACCATCACCTGCACCGTCCTCATTGTAAGGAAACTGGGGGGCTCCCCCTTTcatcccccccccttcctgaGCACCCTCTTAGACGGCCTTgctccaccccatcccaaaaCACCACGACCTGGCTGATCTGGGCAGCAGATCCCTTAGCTGACTCCCGCactgcccagccagccctgccgggGCTCAAAGGGCATCTCTGGTCCCGTCGATCTGCCCGTGTGGCCGGCTCCCTGCAGGGAGAGGCTAGGGCAGGGATAACTCTCCGGGCCTCtctgtcccctgctgggagcttcCCCCAGAGCCAGCAGCTCCCTTCACCACCACCCCACAGCGGTGCTCCTGGCCGCTCCGGCTGGGATTGGCTCTGCCGTCCTTGCTGCCCAGGACTTGGAGAGCAGAGCTGGCCCCGGCTCCTCCTGGGCGGCTGCTCACTGGCTCTCCCTTGGCTTCCGCAGATCTCGGCGGGCGAGGCCTATCTGGTGTACGCTGAGCAGCTCCACTCCAAGTCCAACTACAACAACTACCTCGCCGCCCTCTACAAGGTAGTGGGGACGTTCCTCTTCGGCGCGGCCGTCAGCCAGTCCCTGACCGACCTGGCCAAGTACATGATCGGCCGGCTCCGGCCCAACTTCTTGGAGGTCTGCAAGCCCGACTGGTCCAAGGTGAACTGCTCCGTCTACAAGCAGCTGGAGAACGTGTGCCAGGGGGACCCCAGGAACATCACCGAGTCCAGGTGACACGAGGGGCttcacgggggtgggggtgggggagggcagcttGAGACCAGACCAGAACCTGAGAAACGCCCCACCAGACTGATATCcactgtgtggggtgggggggggtctcatgGGAGGCTTCTTTGAGAGCAggatggagggagtggggtctCTCATCCTGATCCCGGTCTTTGTTCTTCCAGGTTATCCTTCTATTCCGGACACTCCTCCTTCGGGATGTACTGCATGGTGTTCCTGGCAGTGAGTAGCTCTCTCTGGGTGTGCACGCGCTGTGTCACAGCGGAGgaaggggggagtggggtctagtgggtagagccgaggggaggtgggggtcaggactcctgggttctattcccagttgtGCCCCTGATTGTGTGAACTTGGGTTAATCCCTTTGCCAGGCTAAGCTGCAGTGTCCCCCCCTGCCTGCTGGGGGCAGAATCCAGCGGTATGGCCACCACCACCCGTGCCCCCGCTAGCATCGTCGTGCGACCCCACTTGGTTTTGGGTCTCTGCGCGTGGTCCACGGGGCGAGCCCGGGGCGGGAACATCTGGGTGAAGCGACCCTGCCGGCACTGGGCTGGGGGCGGCATCGGGGCGACTGACCGACcgtcccctctctccccagctgtaCGTCCAGGCCCGGCTGATCGGGAAATGGGCCCGGCTCCTGCGCCCCACGATCCAGTTCTTCCTGATCGCCTTCGCCATCTTCGTGGGCTACACCCGGGTCTCCGACTACAAGCACCACTGGAGTGATGTGCTGGTGGGGctcctccagggggcgctcatTGCCATCCTCATCGTAAGTGCATGGGGGGGgcatccccacccctccctccaggctcGCCGTGGGCTCTGGCTCTGCCGTGGGCACCGCCTGCTGGCGGATGGATcctagcgcccccccccccttgcagccctgtgcccaccccccCATCCTCACAATCTTGCACGCCTGGCAGCTTTGCTCTGGATGGTGGCTTTGACCTCATCCAGCCCAGAAATGGGGCGTCTCGATTCAGCCTCCTCCCTCTGTATCGGCCCTGCCCAAATCCAGGTAACTGCAGGTGCCTGATGCTTGAGGGAGGCGACCCACCCGCTCTGCCATCGCATTAGCACCTGGTCTGTTGTGTCCCTCTCCGCCGATTGCCCCGGGGTCAGCGGGAATGGCCTAAACATCCGGGTTGGATTATCCCCGGTCTCAGCAGGGTCGtgacctccagcagcagcacaagctCTGAATTCCTGCCCTGGGCTCTGACTCCTGCTCGCCGCAGATCAGAGTCTCGGGTGCTGCTTGACTCCCCAGCAGAGGCCGCCGAGGAGGAGCTATCGGGCTAAGCTAGCAGCAGCTGTTTGGGATGCTCTGTGACATTGcttcacaccctcctcctcctccctcgcCCCGTGCAGCAGAGCAGGGCGTCACGGTCCCCAAGCATAAGGAGTcgggactcctgggctctgttcccagttctgccactgacttgctgcgtgaccttgggcaagtcactcagacCAAAACTTTATGGAGGCTGCTGGATGCAGCCAGACCCCGTGGCCCCCTCTGGGCCGGCGTCGCCACACAGGATCTCcctgagccctggcctggctgctggaTCCACTGAGAGA
This sequence is a window from Mauremys reevesii isolate NIE-2019 linkage group 26, ASM1616193v1, whole genome shotgun sequence. Protein-coding genes within it:
- the PLPP2 gene encoding phospholipid phosphatase 2; amino-acid sequence: MERRKVFVVLDVLCVVVASLPFVILTLVNSPYERGFYCNDVSIRYPDRPDTITHGLMAGVTITCTVLIISAGEAYLVYAEQLHSKSNYNNYLAALYKVVGTFLFGAAVSQSLTDLAKYMIGRLRPNFLEVCKPDWSKVNCSVYKQLENVCQGDPRNITESRLSFYSGHSSFGMYCMVFLALYVQARLIGKWARLLRPTIQFFLIAFAIFVGYTRVSDYKHHWSDVLVGLLQGALIAILIVRYVSDFFKQRPPLQCEKDPEHKPSLPLTRSEPDRNHYSYPGAP